A genome region from Mesorhizobium sp. WSM2240 includes the following:
- a CDS encoding HAD-IIIA family hydrolase — MNIRLAPSAPAAEELPLAVIEGRTYRRPRQAVILAGGRGTRMRPVTLDRPKPMVPVLGRPFLEYQIEQLRQEGFEKVLLLLGYLPDVVMNHFGEGSRFGIKIEYAVTGPDDLTSSRVSNARHLIEPCFLLLYCDNYWPMRMHRLWQRFRAAGKPGMITVYANKDRYSRGNVILDANDNVAVFDRLRTTPGLEGVEISYAILTDLALELLPDSETLFEEAIYTPLTMQRRLAAYVSEHRYYSVGSIQRLPATERFMKREKTILVDRDGVLNRKPPRAQYVCSWDQWEWLEGAKEALAMLNKAGYRVIVISNQAGIARGAVTAADLESIHQRMCAEAGAAGGKITAIYHCPHGWDDGCACRKPKPGMLYEAQRDFDLDLTRTLFIGDDERDHQAADAADCLYAYVSDQCSLLDLTRQLLKQGHRQT, encoded by the coding sequence ATGAACATACGGCTGGCGCCGTCTGCGCCCGCGGCGGAAGAACTGCCGTTGGCCGTTATCGAAGGGCGGACGTATCGCCGGCCGCGCCAGGCGGTTATTTTGGCCGGGGGACGCGGCACGCGCATGCGGCCCGTCACTCTTGACCGCCCTAAACCGATGGTACCCGTGCTCGGCCGACCCTTTCTGGAATACCAGATCGAGCAGCTGCGGCAGGAGGGCTTTGAAAAGGTTCTGCTGCTTCTCGGCTATCTGCCCGATGTGGTTATGAACCACTTCGGCGAAGGAAGCAGGTTCGGCATCAAGATCGAGTATGCAGTTACCGGACCCGACGATCTTACCAGCAGCCGGGTTTCAAATGCGCGCCATCTCATTGAGCCGTGCTTCCTGCTGCTCTATTGCGATAATTACTGGCCGATGCGGATGCACCGCCTTTGGCAGCGGTTCCGCGCGGCCGGCAAGCCGGGAATGATAACTGTCTACGCCAACAAGGATCGCTACTCTCGCGGCAACGTGATCCTCGATGCCAATGACAATGTCGCCGTTTTCGACCGGCTACGCACTACACCTGGGCTTGAGGGGGTCGAAATCAGCTACGCCATCTTGACCGATCTTGCGCTTGAACTCCTGCCGGACAGCGAGACTCTGTTTGAGGAGGCTATATATACACCGCTAACCATGCAACGCCGGCTGGCAGCCTATGTCAGCGAGCACCGCTACTACAGCGTGGGCTCGATACAACGTCTTCCCGCGACCGAACGCTTCATGAAACGCGAGAAGACGATCCTGGTGGATCGGGACGGGGTTCTGAACCGCAAGCCGCCGCGGGCGCAATATGTGTGTTCGTGGGACCAATGGGAATGGCTCGAAGGTGCAAAGGAAGCCTTGGCCATGCTGAACAAGGCCGGCTACCGCGTGATCGTGATCTCGAATCAAGCGGGAATCGCGCGCGGTGCAGTGACCGCGGCGGACCTCGAATCCATTCATCAGCGTATGTGCGCCGAAGCGGGCGCCGCCGGCGGCAAGATCACAGCCATCTATCATTGCCCGCATGGATGGGACGACGGATGCGCCTGCCGAAAACCCAAACCGGGGATGCTGTATGAGGCGCAGCGGGACTTCGATCTCGATCTGACACGCACACTCTTCATTGGTGATGATGAACGTGATCACCAGGCGGCCGACGCAGCCGACTGCCTCTACGCGTACGTGAGCGATCAGTGCTCGCTTCTCGACCTTACCCGTCAACTCCTAAAACAAGGGCATCGGCAGACATGA
- a CDS encoding SDR family oxidoreductase gives MTESARILVTGHNGYLGSVMVPVLRCAGYDVVGLDTGYFRACTLGTHTTSVPEISNDLRALEPSDLAGFEAVIHLAALSNDPIGNLNPNWTREINAEGTLRLAEMAKAAGVRRFLFSSSCIMYGMSEAAVVDETAPLAPQTEYARSKVVAEEALRALADDRFSPVYCRNGTVYGFSPRMRFDTVLNTFMGSAFTTGRVEVHSDGTPWRPVVHVQDVARYFRLMLEAPLVDVHNEAFNMGVDSLNLRVREIAEIAAETVPGAQLLMMPQPGADQRTYRADFSKFSRTFPNFEFQWTAQKGAQELYDTFCSIALTHENFTDKRFTRLRWLNHLLETGALDNGLRWQIEQRHVA, from the coding sequence ATGACTGAATCAGCACGCATTCTCGTCACCGGGCACAATGGTTACCTCGGTTCCGTGATGGTACCTGTGCTGCGATGCGCGGGCTACGACGTTGTCGGGCTGGATACGGGATACTTCAGGGCGTGCACCCTTGGAACGCACACCACCAGTGTGCCCGAGATTTCCAACGACCTACGCGCGTTAGAACCGTCGGACCTCGCAGGCTTCGAAGCCGTAATTCATCTGGCCGCCTTGTCTAACGACCCAATTGGCAATCTGAACCCGAATTGGACGAGAGAGATCAATGCTGAAGGCACGCTTCGCCTGGCGGAGATGGCCAAGGCGGCCGGCGTGCGGCGGTTTCTGTTCTCCTCATCCTGCATCATGTACGGGATGTCGGAAGCAGCAGTCGTCGACGAAACCGCTCCACTCGCCCCACAGACTGAGTACGCCAGGTCGAAGGTTGTCGCCGAAGAAGCGCTTCGCGCACTGGCCGACGACCGATTTTCGCCGGTCTACTGCCGCAACGGGACCGTCTACGGGTTTTCGCCGCGCATGCGCTTCGACACCGTTTTGAACACCTTCATGGGGAGCGCCTTCACCACTGGGCGCGTTGAAGTTCACAGCGACGGCACACCCTGGCGCCCCGTGGTCCACGTCCAGGACGTTGCTCGATATTTCAGGTTGATGCTGGAGGCGCCGCTCGTGGACGTGCACAATGAGGCATTCAACATGGGTGTTGACAGCCTCAACCTTCGAGTTCGCGAGATAGCAGAGATCGCTGCGGAGACAGTGCCCGGCGCGCAACTTTTGATGATGCCGCAGCCCGGCGCTGACCAGCGGACGTACCGGGCCGATTTCAGCAAGTTCTCCCGAACTTTTCCCAATTTTGAGTTCCAGTGGACGGCACAAAAGGGAGCGCAAGAACTCTACGATACCTTCTGCTCGATAGCGTTGACGCACGAGAACTTCACAGACAAGCGCTTCACGCGTCTGCGGTGGCTCAATCATCTCCTCGAGACGGGCGCACTCGACAACGGCCTGCGTTGGCAAATCGAACAGCGACACGTGGCTTGA